A genomic stretch from Apium graveolens cultivar Ventura unplaced genomic scaffold, ASM990537v1 ctg7706, whole genome shotgun sequence includes:
- the LOC141704315 gene encoding uncharacterized protein LOC141704315, with product MYIRGRGKIGYLTGDKKEPDAKDATYSTWDAENSMVMTWLVNSMEEDISSNYMCYHTAKELWDNVNQMYSDLENQSQVYELTLKLGEIRQGEDNVTKYFNSLKRLWQDLDLYNNYEWKSPEDCNHYKKTVEDNRIFKFLIGLNVEFDEGRITARKVVA from the coding sequence ATGTACATCCGTGGCAGGGGTAAAATTGGTTACTTGACAGGGGATAAGAAAGAGCCTGATGCAAAAGATGCCACCTATTCAACGTGGGATGCAGAGAATTCTATGGTTATGACTTGGCTGGTGAATTCAATGGAGGAGGATATAAGTTCCAACTATATGTGCTACCACACAGCAAAGGAGCTTTGGGATAACGTCAATCAGATGTACTCTGATTTAGAAAATCAGTCTCAAGTGTATGAGCTGACTTTGAAGCTTGGAGAAATCCGCCAAGGTGAGGATAATGTTACTAAGTATTTTAATTCCTTAAAACGTCTTTGGCAAGATTTAGATCTATACAATAATTATGAGTGGAAATCTCCAGAGGATTGTAATCACTATAAGAAAACGGTGGAGGATAATCGTATTTTTAAGTTTCTCATTGGTCTTAATGTTGAGTTTGATGAAGGCAGGATAACTGCTAGGAAAGTCGTCGCCTAG